The following are encoded in a window of Arthrobacter sp. OAP107 genomic DNA:
- a CDS encoding acyltransferase, with the protein MTTTIAPSADVSDQAILGDGTKIWHLAQVREQANLGANCIVGRGAYVGTGVQIGENTKIQNYALVYEPAKLGKGVFIGPAVVLTNDTYPRSVSPDGSLKSAHDWTPVGVTIEDGASIGARAVCVAPLTVGRWATVAAGAVVTKDVPAFALMAGVPARRLGWVGKAGEPLRQEGGFWVCPATGAKYIEDGNSLKESEENA; encoded by the coding sequence ATGACGACGACCATTGCTCCGAGCGCCGACGTTTCGGACCAGGCGATCCTCGGCGACGGAACGAAGATCTGGCACCTGGCGCAGGTGCGCGAACAGGCGAACCTCGGCGCGAACTGCATCGTGGGACGCGGCGCCTACGTCGGCACCGGCGTGCAGATCGGCGAGAACACCAAGATCCAGAACTACGCCCTGGTGTACGAGCCGGCCAAGCTCGGCAAAGGTGTCTTCATCGGTCCGGCCGTTGTCTTGACCAACGACACCTACCCGCGGTCGGTCAGCCCCGACGGCTCCCTCAAGAGCGCCCACGACTGGACGCCGGTGGGCGTGACCATCGAGGACGGCGCCTCCATCGGAGCCCGCGCCGTGTGCGTTGCCCCTCTGACCGTGGGGCGGTGGGCAACGGTTGCGGCCGGCGCCGTCGTCACCAAGGATGTGCCGGCCTTTGCCCTGATGGCCGGTGTCCCTGCCCGCCGCCTTGGCTGGGTGGGCAAGGCCGGCGAGCCGCTGCGCCAGGAAGGCGGCTTCTGGGTCTGCCCTGCCACCGGAGCCAAATACATTGAAGACGGAAATTCCCTGAAAGAGTCTGAGGAGAACGCATGA
- a CDS encoding DegT/DnrJ/EryC1/StrS family aminotransferase: MSYDFIPAAKPIIGDDERAAVDAVLATGMLAQGQQVAEFEKEFSEVLLDGRSSVAVNSGTSGLHLGLLAAGVKAGDEVIVPSFTFAATGNSVALAGATPVFADIELDHYTLDVDHVASLITDKTKGIMPVHLYGHPFNVEGLSKLAAERGIDLYEDAAQAHGASFNGQKVGTFGKFAMFSLYPTKNMTSGEGGMVSTSDAGVERNLRLLRNQGMEKQYENELVGFNARMTDLHASIGRVQLKKVLGWTEQRQQNAAFLTANLQGVGTPKVAEGASHVYHQYTIRVPEDRDGLAKALREEYNIGTGVYYPVPNHRLPSFNRTEDLPNTETAAKEVLSLPVHPSLSQNDLDRIVTAVNKLVQAGA, translated from the coding sequence ATGAGCTACGACTTTATCCCCGCGGCGAAGCCGATCATCGGCGACGACGAGCGGGCCGCCGTCGACGCCGTTCTGGCCACCGGAATGCTGGCCCAGGGCCAGCAGGTCGCCGAATTCGAGAAAGAATTCTCCGAGGTACTCCTCGACGGCCGCTCATCCGTGGCCGTAAACTCCGGCACCTCGGGACTGCACCTCGGGCTCCTGGCCGCCGGCGTGAAGGCCGGCGATGAAGTCATCGTTCCCTCGTTCACCTTCGCCGCTACCGGCAACTCCGTGGCGCTGGCCGGGGCCACCCCCGTGTTTGCCGACATCGAACTGGACCACTACACCCTGGATGTGGACCACGTCGCCTCGCTGATCACGGACAAGACCAAGGGCATCATGCCGGTGCACCTGTACGGCCACCCGTTCAACGTCGAGGGTCTCAGCAAGCTCGCCGCAGAGCGCGGGATCGACCTGTACGAGGACGCCGCCCAGGCCCACGGTGCCAGCTTCAACGGCCAGAAGGTCGGAACGTTCGGCAAGTTCGCCATGTTCAGCCTGTACCCCACGAAGAACATGACCTCCGGCGAGGGCGGCATGGTCTCCACATCCGACGCCGGTGTGGAGCGGAACCTGCGCCTGCTGCGGAACCAGGGCATGGAAAAGCAGTACGAAAACGAACTGGTGGGCTTCAACGCCCGGATGACCGACCTGCACGCCTCCATCGGCCGGGTCCAGCTCAAGAAGGTCCTCGGCTGGACCGAACAGCGCCAGCAGAACGCCGCCTTCCTGACCGCCAACCTCCAGGGCGTCGGAACGCCGAAGGTCGCCGAGGGCGCGTCCCACGTCTACCACCAGTACACGATCCGTGTGCCGGAGGACCGCGACGGACTGGCCAAGGCGCTCCGCGAGGAATACAACATCGGTACCGGCGTGTACTACCCGGTTCCGAACCACCGCCTGCCCTCGTTCAACCGTACCGAGGACCTGCCGAACACGGAAACCGCTGCCAAGGAAGTCCTGTCCCTGCCGGTTCACCCGTCCCTGAGCCAGAACGACCTGGACCGCATCGTCACCGCGGTCAACAAGCTCGTCCAGGCAGGTGCCTGA
- a CDS encoding Gfo/Idh/MocA family oxidoreductase, whose amino-acid sequence MANLRVGLIGLGMMGRHHARVVRELDGVDLVAVADSFGDPHGVAGQLGVLSSVEELIAAGIDMAVVAVPTGLHEEVGLALAQAGVHTLVEKPIASSAEAGQRLVDAFEAKGLVGAVGHIERFNPALQSLRKRIEAGELGDVYQIATRRQGPFPARIADVGVVKDLGTHDIDLTAWLAQSRFESIFARTTTRSGRPHEDMVAATGQLGNGVITNHLVNWLSPMKERLTIVTGEKGAFVADTITADLTFFENGTVATEWESMAAFRGVSEGNVTRLAIAKPEPLRTEHEAFRDAVLGLRSDVVTMREGLDTLRVAEAVLESATSRQLVKVPAS is encoded by the coding sequence ATGGCTAACCTGCGTGTCGGCCTCATTGGACTGGGCATGATGGGCCGCCACCACGCGCGGGTGGTGCGGGAGCTCGACGGCGTCGACCTGGTAGCCGTCGCCGACTCCTTCGGCGACCCGCACGGCGTCGCCGGCCAGCTTGGCGTCCTGTCGTCCGTGGAGGAGCTCATCGCCGCCGGCATCGACATGGCAGTGGTGGCCGTCCCCACCGGCCTGCACGAAGAAGTCGGACTTGCACTGGCCCAGGCTGGCGTCCACACCTTGGTGGAGAAGCCGATCGCCTCCAGTGCGGAGGCCGGCCAGCGCCTCGTCGACGCCTTCGAAGCCAAGGGGCTGGTCGGCGCGGTGGGCCACATCGAACGGTTTAACCCGGCACTGCAGTCCCTGCGCAAGCGGATCGAAGCCGGCGAGCTGGGCGACGTCTACCAGATCGCCACACGGCGCCAGGGCCCCTTCCCGGCCCGGATCGCCGACGTCGGCGTGGTCAAGGACCTCGGCACGCACGACATCGACCTGACCGCATGGCTGGCGCAGAGCCGCTTTGAGTCGATCTTCGCCCGCACCACCACCCGCAGCGGCCGCCCGCACGAGGACATGGTGGCCGCGACAGGCCAGCTGGGCAACGGCGTCATCACCAATCACCTGGTCAACTGGCTCTCACCCATGAAGGAACGCCTTACCATCGTCACCGGCGAAAAGGGCGCCTTCGTGGCTGACACCATCACGGCAGATCTGACGTTCTTTGAGAACGGCACTGTCGCCACCGAATGGGAGTCCATGGCCGCGTTCCGTGGCGTTTCCGAAGGCAATGTCACACGGCTCGCCATCGCCAAGCCGGAGCCGCTGCGGACCGAGCACGAAGCGTTCCGCGACGCCGTCCTCGGGCTGCGCAGCGACGTCGTCACCATGCGTGAAGGCCTGGACACGCTCCGCGTGGCCGAAGCCGTGCTGGAGTCCGCCACCAGCCGGCAGCTTGTCAAGGTTCCTGCTTCGTGA
- a CDS encoding glycosyltransferase encodes MTHQQAPRVTIASRLFAPETGAAAYRLKALANGLAEGGAKVRVITTWPPRGLTGADGDYAVSRWPVLRDAGGNVRGYIQYLSFDVPLFFRLLLSPKPDVVVVEPPPTTGLIVKTVCRLRRIPYVYFSADVSSSAAKGIGVKGPALRLLTWMERSVLRSAAGILAVSDGVRQEVEALTGRGQGIHMVGTGVDTDTFSPVGEAKPEEGDFFIYAGTMSEIQGAGVFVDAFALIAQDNPDVRLLMFGQGVELEALKARAESIGPQVQFRPPTSGSEVASYFRSATASLASVRPGKGYDFAFATKSLAGLAAGAPAIYAGVGPMVELIEENKLGIASEWDPASVALAMKAMIATPVAEADRSRLSAWTEENFSLRSVGRAAAERVLSCVKGND; translated from the coding sequence GTGACCCATCAGCAGGCTCCCCGCGTTACCATCGCCAGTCGCCTGTTCGCCCCGGAGACCGGGGCAGCGGCATACCGTTTAAAGGCGCTGGCCAACGGACTGGCCGAAGGAGGGGCGAAAGTCCGGGTCATCACGACCTGGCCGCCGAGGGGTTTGACGGGCGCCGACGGTGACTACGCCGTCAGCCGGTGGCCGGTTCTCCGGGACGCCGGCGGCAACGTCCGGGGTTACATCCAGTACCTCAGCTTTGACGTTCCGCTCTTTTTCAGACTGCTGCTCTCGCCTAAACCGGACGTGGTGGTCGTTGAACCGCCGCCCACAACCGGGCTCATTGTTAAGACGGTCTGCCGTCTGAGAAGAATTCCGTACGTCTACTTTTCCGCCGACGTTTCATCCTCAGCCGCGAAGGGCATCGGCGTGAAGGGACCCGCTCTCCGTCTGCTTACCTGGATGGAGCGTTCAGTTCTCAGGTCGGCGGCGGGCATCCTGGCTGTGTCCGATGGTGTGCGCCAGGAGGTGGAGGCCCTGACGGGACGAGGGCAGGGCATCCACATGGTGGGGACGGGGGTCGATACTGACACGTTTTCTCCTGTTGGCGAGGCCAAACCCGAAGAGGGCGATTTCTTCATATATGCGGGCACCATGTCCGAGATCCAGGGGGCGGGGGTATTTGTCGATGCTTTCGCCCTCATAGCGCAGGACAATCCCGACGTCCGGCTCCTGATGTTCGGGCAGGGCGTTGAACTGGAAGCGTTGAAGGCCCGTGCCGAGTCAATCGGTCCGCAGGTGCAGTTCAGGCCGCCAACCTCAGGATCCGAGGTTGCATCCTACTTCAGGAGTGCCACTGCGAGCCTGGCGTCCGTGCGGCCTGGAAAGGGGTATGACTTTGCTTTCGCCACCAAGTCGCTGGCCGGCCTTGCCGCCGGCGCTCCGGCAATTTATGCCGGCGTGGGACCTATGGTGGAGTTGATTGAAGAGAATAAACTCGGCATTGCGTCTGAGTGGGATCCTGCCAGCGTTGCCTTGGCGATGAAAGCGATGATCGCCACCCCGGTTGCCGAGGCAGACCGGTCCAGGCTCTCAGCGTGGACAGAAGAGAACTTCTCCCTCCGGTCGGTAGGTCGGGCCGCCGCGGAGCGGGTTCTCTCCTGTGTGAAGGGCAATGACTAG
- a CDS encoding glycosyltransferase family 2 protein, whose protein sequence is MPVYNEASVVGNVIRGLLPEFPNVVCVDDGSSDGSQGVASQAGAVVVQHPVNLGQGAALQTGIEFALSDPEVDCIVTFDADGQHRVEDAKAMVSRIKSGEADVVLGSRFLDDRTQLSLAKRIVLRTAALQSRMSTGLELSDAHNGLRAFNAETAGKIHLTQNRMAHASELIHQIAAINPRWVEHPVEIIYTDYSRSKGQSLLNSVNIVADLFFR, encoded by the coding sequence ATGCCCGTCTACAACGAGGCTTCCGTCGTCGGCAACGTCATTCGAGGCCTGCTGCCGGAATTTCCTAACGTCGTGTGTGTCGATGACGGCAGCTCTGATGGCTCCCAGGGCGTCGCCAGCCAGGCCGGTGCGGTAGTAGTGCAGCACCCGGTTAATCTGGGACAGGGTGCCGCTCTCCAGACGGGCATCGAGTTCGCGCTCAGCGATCCTGAGGTGGACTGCATCGTCACTTTCGATGCTGACGGACAACACCGTGTGGAAGATGCCAAAGCGATGGTTTCGAGGATTAAGTCGGGCGAAGCCGACGTCGTCCTGGGGTCGCGTTTCCTCGATGACCGCACCCAGTTGTCACTTGCGAAGCGGATCGTGCTCAGGACGGCGGCGCTGCAATCGCGCATGTCCACCGGGCTGGAGCTCTCTGACGCCCACAACGGACTGAGGGCCTTTAATGCCGAGACGGCCGGAAAGATCCATCTGACGCAGAACCGCATGGCACACGCTTCAGAGCTCATACATCAGATAGCGGCGATCAACCCGCGTTGGGTTGAACATCCGGTCGAAATCATCTACACCGACTATTCGCGGTCCAAGGGGCAATCGCTCCTGAACTCCGTGAATATCGTTGCGGACCTGTTCTTTAGGTGA
- a CDS encoding DUF2304 domain-containing protein gives MQIVVQLVLVLSVVLVSLALMRGGSNARHLAIRRIMLVLFACVAAFSVFFPELLTQVARFFGIGRGTDLVLYALTVSFLVFMATTYQRFRHLETTFTKLARRIALDEAEKPWAGSELERRPKGL, from the coding sequence GTGCAGATTGTTGTCCAATTAGTTCTTGTCCTGTCGGTAGTTCTCGTCTCCTTGGCGCTCATGCGGGGCGGGTCAAATGCCAGGCATCTCGCGATCCGGCGGATCATGCTCGTGCTGTTTGCCTGTGTCGCGGCTTTTTCGGTGTTTTTTCCGGAACTGCTCACCCAAGTGGCGCGCTTCTTCGGCATCGGCCGGGGAACCGACCTCGTTCTCTATGCGCTGACCGTGAGCTTTCTGGTTTTCATGGCAACGACGTATCAGCGGTTCCGCCACCTCGAAACCACATTCACGAAGCTGGCCCGGCGCATCGCCCTCGATGAAGCCGAGAAGCCATGGGCTGGCTCAGAGCTGGAACGCCGCCCGAAGGGGCTTTAG
- a CDS encoding lipopolysaccharide biosynthesis protein, with protein sequence MTAADSRSLSVRWIFALAGSVAQGLVRFLYSVLVGRFVGVAALGTVNSAISVALLLSLLWPTSAGQGATRFVAQMRGAGRDDQAQAVANYLGRRMLLSSFALAAAAFGACAFLLRTDLVTAACCALLLLGYASWSFARGVQYGGGQIARAALWDVGGSILAIGLLVLVLLLGWNSVLLVPMAVAYGLYGVICWPKKSTVEVDKTLTAQMNSFVRYGVLGTLSSTGLLQLSMIAAQFFGSDIEAGFYAAALSLATPATMLARTVSQVLFPSMAEAGGREDPTSLRRQTDLMTRGLVVTMVAVFGALALASPLVVDLFFGERYAGAKGLLSVLLIAVMFTTLPVACINRLNSTGTRGARFVSLTAMGGLILAVILWFPLSGFLGLEGVAAGYLVATLATATVSIVRSWRLDNQDWRGLFAKAMVGVLLIVGGLVYTRAASLPDTAGPFLALGFVVVWAVICRADVQRIRSAKIKPQPATDHADPGQSRLSGDGRDGSNNK encoded by the coding sequence GTGACCGCCGCGGACAGCAGGAGCCTCTCGGTCAGGTGGATCTTCGCGCTGGCGGGCAGCGTGGCACAGGGCTTGGTCCGTTTTCTATACAGCGTGCTCGTGGGTCGCTTCGTCGGGGTAGCAGCCCTGGGAACCGTGAATTCGGCCATCTCCGTGGCCTTGCTTCTGAGCCTCCTGTGGCCAACCTCCGCGGGTCAGGGCGCCACCCGATTTGTCGCCCAAATGCGGGGCGCCGGCAGGGATGACCAGGCCCAGGCCGTGGCCAACTACCTCGGCCGCCGCATGCTCCTAAGTTCGTTCGCCCTGGCTGCGGCCGCCTTCGGGGCTTGTGCGTTCCTGTTGCGAACCGACCTGGTCACGGCTGCCTGCTGCGCGCTCCTGCTGCTGGGCTACGCATCGTGGTCTTTTGCCCGGGGTGTTCAGTACGGCGGGGGCCAGATTGCACGGGCGGCGCTGTGGGACGTGGGAGGCTCCATCCTGGCTATCGGCCTACTGGTACTTGTACTGTTGCTTGGCTGGAATTCAGTCTTGCTGGTCCCGATGGCAGTCGCCTATGGTCTGTACGGGGTCATCTGTTGGCCTAAAAAGTCGACAGTCGAAGTAGACAAGACACTGACAGCTCAGATGAACAGCTTTGTTCGCTACGGCGTCCTGGGCACCCTCTCCAGCACGGGACTGCTGCAGCTGTCCATGATCGCGGCCCAGTTTTTCGGGTCGGACATCGAGGCCGGGTTCTATGCAGCGGCACTCAGCCTTGCAACGCCGGCGACCATGCTCGCGAGGACCGTCAGCCAGGTTCTTTTTCCCTCGATGGCGGAGGCGGGGGGACGGGAGGACCCGACGTCGCTGCGACGCCAGACCGACCTGATGACCAGAGGCCTCGTGGTGACCATGGTCGCCGTCTTCGGCGCCCTGGCACTGGCGAGTCCCCTCGTCGTCGATCTTTTCTTCGGCGAGAGGTACGCCGGCGCAAAGGGCCTGCTTTCTGTCCTGCTCATAGCGGTCATGTTCACCACCCTGCCGGTGGCCTGCATCAACCGGCTCAACTCCACCGGCACCCGCGGTGCCCGCTTTGTGTCGCTGACGGCCATGGGCGGATTGATATTGGCCGTAATCCTCTGGTTCCCCTTGTCAGGTTTCCTGGGCCTGGAGGGAGTTGCCGCGGGTTACCTGGTCGCCACACTCGCCACTGCGACGGTATCGATTGTGCGAAGCTGGCGGCTGGACAACCAGGACTGGAGGGGACTGTTCGCCAAGGCCATGGTCGGGGTCCTGCTCATCGTCGGTGGCCTCGTCTACACCCGCGCCGCATCCCTGCCGGACACAGCCGGGCCGTTTCTCGCCCTGGGTTTCGTAGTGGTCTGGGCTGTGATCTGCCGCGCGGACGTACAGCGGATCCGCTCCGCGAAGATCAAACCGCAGCCGGCTACCGATCATGCGGATCCGGGTCAGAGCAGGCTGTCCGGTGACGGGCGGGACGGAAGCAACAACAAATAG
- a CDS encoding glycosyltransferase, giving the protein MKIALTKSSLLVPPTYFAVAHAVRMADEETRFHFFTMAAEIRDKSVTLPVTDFAPRRDLPFKKREKYLPIVMPAMAKAIADYGPDVIHQHFATWSWPAVAASKHRDVPLLTTLHGADVVMAGRNHRSAMERWHKHNLRASMNRSRRILAVSEYLAGLAVRNGFPAEKVDVHYQGVDTDIFVPDPWRRNNPVPTALFIGALNHQKGISHLVEASNQLIGTIPHRLLVAGKGPLEPEVTQAAAQNQQISFLGPLSREGVLENLQQADVVIAPSRMHNGAREAAGLILLEAQACGTPVIAYASGGTPEMTGPESGRLVPEDDVTSLRRAMEDYFRMDSDSWDGLRDSAREFAVAERSLAKSCLELSRHYRELAR; this is encoded by the coding sequence ATGAAAATCGCTCTCACCAAGAGTTCCTTGCTTGTTCCGCCGACCTATTTCGCAGTGGCGCACGCCGTGCGCATGGCAGACGAAGAAACCCGGTTTCATTTCTTCACCATGGCTGCGGAGATACGCGATAAGTCTGTCACCCTGCCCGTCACGGATTTTGCGCCGCGGCGGGATTTGCCCTTCAAAAAGCGGGAAAAATACCTTCCAATAGTCATGCCTGCCATGGCGAAGGCGATTGCGGACTACGGCCCTGATGTTATCCACCAGCATTTCGCCACGTGGTCCTGGCCGGCCGTGGCTGCCTCCAAGCATCGCGACGTTCCGCTGTTGACCACCCTGCACGGAGCCGACGTGGTCATGGCCGGCAGGAACCACCGGTCTGCCATGGAGCGATGGCACAAGCACAATCTCCGCGCGTCGATGAATAGAAGCCGGCGCATACTGGCGGTCAGCGAATATCTCGCGGGACTTGCCGTACGCAATGGGTTTCCTGCCGAAAAGGTTGACGTCCATTACCAGGGAGTGGACACCGATATCTTCGTCCCCGACCCCTGGCGCCGTAATAATCCCGTGCCAACCGCCTTGTTCATCGGTGCATTGAACCACCAGAAGGGCATCAGCCACCTGGTGGAAGCCTCAAACCAGTTGATCGGCACCATTCCGCACCGTCTGCTTGTCGCTGGGAAAGGTCCCCTGGAGCCTGAAGTTACCCAGGCGGCAGCGCAGAACCAGCAGATATCCTTCCTTGGACCGCTAAGCCGTGAGGGTGTGCTGGAGAACCTTCAGCAAGCCGATGTAGTGATTGCACCGAGCCGCATGCACAACGGTGCACGGGAGGCGGCCGGTCTGATCCTTCTGGAGGCCCAAGCATGTGGGACTCCAGTAATTGCCTACGCCAGCGGCGGCACGCCGGAGATGACAGGGCCTGAGTCGGGCCGGCTCGTCCCCGAGGACGACGTCACCTCGCTGCGCAGGGCTATGGAGGACTATTTTCGGATGGATTCAGATTCCTGGGACGGGCTGCGTGACTCAGCCCGGGAATTTGCTGTGGCGGAAAGAAGCCTGGCAAAGAGTTGCCTCGAACTTTCCCGTCACTACCGCGAGTTGGCCCGGTAA
- a CDS encoding DUF6541 family protein has translation MSWMQTIPTIIVGLLVLFIPGALLARTMGARGLTLWSASAPLTVSIASVGAVLLQMLNIRWSVASMVLVTLLLTLAAAALRVLWLRRASGHWPRPEIGRLPGILRSAGYLMAMGIPAAIISVRFSKIFAGPEHISQTYDNVFHLNALRVIADSGRASSLTLASLDANSNRLSFYPAAWHDVVALVLDASQTSIPVAVNVSNMIIAAVVWPLSAMFLISTLTGRRPVPMMVTGALAAGFGSFPYLMVDFGVLYPTLLAISMLPFCLGAVVELLGTGRDRRASTILYAGLLGVASVGLTLAHPSTTMTLIALAVAPLLVWFVTRSFHLRGQEHWIRKSMIGFAAVVAYGAVTWILWVKVRPSEAASFWPPVTTLPRAIGEAITSAPQSRDVPWLIFALTIVGIVILCAQRKLWILGCFVISLGFYAVVAGYPAGPTRSFWTGVWYNDTYRLAALLPITALVISAIGGSWLIERSLQLAQRRLAPSRRPALHVVSFAVSAVLVLTAAALTQGRSINTEQAKAAQSYSSTDASPLLSSDEEALLRRLDQHVPAGSVVVGNPWTGASLVYAYSGRNAMLPAISSSPSPSERVILSRLKAVAKDPEVCEMVARENSYYVLDFGAKEVHQGKHYPALTSLAGTPGLRLLDSQGAAGLYEVAACR, from the coding sequence ATGAGCTGGATGCAGACCATCCCAACGATCATTGTCGGCCTGCTGGTGCTCTTCATTCCCGGTGCGCTGTTGGCCCGGACTATGGGCGCACGCGGTCTGACACTCTGGAGTGCATCGGCGCCTTTGACCGTGTCCATTGCCTCTGTGGGGGCCGTGCTGCTCCAAATGCTGAACATCCGCTGGTCTGTGGCGTCCATGGTCCTGGTTACTCTCCTACTGACCCTCGCAGCTGCCGCGCTAAGGGTCCTGTGGTTGCGCCGCGCCTCCGGGCACTGGCCACGGCCAGAGATCGGGCGGCTGCCAGGAATCCTACGCTCCGCTGGGTACCTGATGGCCATGGGCATCCCCGCGGCAATCATTTCCGTCAGGTTCAGCAAGATCTTCGCCGGCCCGGAACATATCTCCCAGACGTATGACAATGTATTTCATCTGAATGCACTGCGGGTGATCGCGGACAGCGGCCGGGCCTCGTCGCTGACCCTGGCGTCACTGGACGCAAATTCCAACCGGCTCAGCTTTTATCCCGCAGCGTGGCACGACGTGGTTGCGCTGGTGCTGGATGCCAGCCAAACTTCCATTCCCGTGGCCGTCAACGTGTCCAACATGATCATCGCAGCGGTGGTCTGGCCGTTGTCCGCGATGTTCCTGATCTCAACGCTGACAGGGCGCCGTCCGGTCCCCATGATGGTGACCGGGGCCCTGGCCGCAGGCTTCGGCTCTTTTCCGTATCTTATGGTCGATTTCGGGGTGCTCTATCCGACCCTGCTCGCTATTTCGATGCTCCCCTTTTGCCTCGGCGCTGTTGTCGAACTCCTGGGCACTGGACGCGACAGACGAGCCTCCACCATCTTGTATGCCGGCCTGCTCGGCGTGGCATCAGTCGGGCTGACCCTGGCCCATCCCAGCACGACGATGACTCTTATTGCCTTGGCTGTTGCGCCGTTGCTGGTCTGGTTCGTCACACGCTCTTTTCACCTTCGGGGCCAGGAGCACTGGATCCGCAAGTCGATGATCGGCTTCGCGGCCGTTGTCGCCTACGGCGCTGTTACGTGGATCCTCTGGGTCAAAGTACGCCCAAGTGAGGCTGCTTCCTTCTGGCCGCCGGTGACCACCCTCCCCCGCGCAATCGGCGAAGCCATCACCAGCGCACCGCAAAGCCGGGATGTGCCTTGGCTCATCTTTGCCCTGACCATTGTGGGCATTGTCATCCTGTGCGCCCAGCGGAAGCTCTGGATTCTTGGATGCTTCGTGATCTCTTTGGGCTTTTACGCCGTAGTGGCCGGCTACCCTGCAGGCCCCACGCGAAGTTTCTGGACCGGCGTCTGGTACAACGACACCTACCGCCTGGCGGCCCTCCTGCCCATAACCGCCCTTGTCATCTCGGCCATTGGCGGAAGTTGGCTAATCGAGCGCTCCCTGCAGCTGGCGCAACGGCGGCTGGCCCCCTCCAGGAGGCCAGCCCTCCACGTCGTCAGCTTCGCCGTATCAGCGGTACTGGTTCTTACGGCCGCAGCGCTGACGCAGGGGCGGTCAATCAACACTGAACAGGCAAAAGCGGCCCAATCGTATAGTTCCACGGACGCTTCCCCGCTGCTTTCATCCGACGAAGAAGCCCTGCTGCGGCGCCTTGATCAGCATGTCCCTGCTGGTTCTGTAGTGGTCGGGAACCCGTGGACAGGGGCATCTCTCGTTTATGCATACAGCGGCCGGAACGCGATGCTTCCGGCTATCAGCTCTTCCCCGAGTCCCTCCGAGCGTGTCATCCTGAGCCGCCTCAAGGCAGTCGCCAAGGACCCGGAGGTTTGCGAGATGGTCGCCCGGGAGAACAGCTACTACGTGCTGGATTTCGGCGCGAAGGAAGTCCACCAAGGCAAGCATTACCCGGCCTTGACGTCATTGGCGGGAACCCCGGGCCTGCGACTTCTTGACTCGCAGGGCGCGGCGGGCCTGTACGAGGTAGCTGCCTGCCGCTAA